A single Bacillus sp. HMF5848 DNA region contains:
- a CDS encoding site-specific integrase codes for MKGHFYRRNCTCKKKKCTCGSKWAFTVDIGFDPLTGKRKQKVKSGFSTKQEAVETAATLIHELNQGTYLEETDKIFSDFAKEWLTVYSEAKDVKPGTIRVRKHEISKLLPYFSQLKLKDINRKMYQDALNDLKEKGYSDSTRDGVNRTGRMIFRKALELELLKKDPTEFAYVKKDKKTIEQLEEEEVPNYLEKEELALFLKTAKENGLEHDYLAFLILSYSGIRAGELIALKWKDIDFVNHTINITKTCYNPSNNALKYQLGTPKTRKSRRKIIVDEDVINALQEHKKVQDEVIERLGDSYYNQDFIFAKMQRQYGYPIVIKNVRDRMKRLLKIACLNEDLTPHSLRHTHTSLLAEARVSLEQIMDRLGHTDDQITKNVYLHVTQEMKKEASQKFGELMRSLR; via the coding sequence ATGAAAGGTCATTTCTACCGAAGGAACTGCACTTGCAAGAAGAAAAAATGCACTTGTGGTTCAAAGTGGGCGTTCACCGTTGATATAGGATTTGATCCACTCACCGGTAAGAGAAAGCAGAAGGTAAAAAGCGGCTTTAGTACTAAACAAGAAGCTGTAGAAACTGCTGCCACTCTAATTCATGAATTGAACCAAGGAACATATTTAGAGGAAACAGATAAGATCTTTAGCGATTTTGCAAAAGAGTGGCTTACTGTCTACAGCGAAGCAAAAGACGTAAAGCCCGGAACCATTAGAGTACGAAAACATGAAATCAGTAAGTTGTTACCTTATTTTTCACAGCTAAAATTAAAAGACATAAACAGAAAAATGTATCAAGATGCGCTAAATGACTTAAAGGAAAAAGGATATTCAGATAGTACAAGAGACGGGGTCAATCGTACAGGAAGAATGATTTTCCGTAAAGCATTAGAATTAGAACTGCTCAAAAAAGACCCTACAGAATTTGCTTATGTTAAGAAAGATAAAAAAACAATTGAACAATTAGAAGAAGAGGAAGTTCCCAACTACCTAGAAAAAGAAGAGCTTGCGTTATTTTTAAAAACTGCTAAGGAAAATGGCTTGGAACACGATTACTTGGCATTTCTTATTCTTTCCTATTCAGGTATTCGAGCCGGGGAACTAATCGCCCTCAAGTGGAAGGATATCGATTTTGTGAACCACACCATCAACATCACGAAAACCTGCTACAATCCAAGTAACAATGCACTTAAATATCAATTGGGTACACCAAAGACAAGAAAATCACGCAGGAAAATCATTGTGGATGAAGATGTCATCAATGCGTTGCAGGAGCATAAGAAGGTTCAAGATGAGGTAATCGAGCGGTTAGGGGATTCTTACTATAACCAAGATTTTATCTTTGCCAAAATGCAACGACAGTACGGCTATCCAATCGTGATTAAGAACGTTCGAGATCGAATGAAAAGGCTGCTTAAAATTGCCTGCCTTAATGAAGATTTAACTCCGCACAGTCTTAGGCACACTCACACTTCGTTGCTTGCCGAAGCGCGTGTATCACTCGAACAAATTATGGATCGGCTTGGTCATACAGACGATCAAATTACGAAAAATGTGTACCTCCATGTCACCCAAGAAATGAAAAAAGAAGCCTCTCAAAAGTTCGGTGAACTAATGAGAAGCCTCCGTTAA
- the groL gene encoding chaperonin GroEL (60 kDa chaperone family; promotes refolding of misfolded polypeptides especially under stressful conditions; forms two stacked rings of heptamers to form a barrel-shaped 14mer; ends can be capped by GroES; misfolded proteins enter the barrel where they are refolded when GroES binds) gives MAKEIKFSEEARRSMLRGVDALANAVKVTLGPKGRNVVLEKKFGSPLITNDGVTIAKEIELEDAFENMGAKLVAEVASKTNDVAGDGTTTATVLAQAMIREGLKNVTAGANPMGVRKGIEKAVAVAIEELQAISKPIEGKESIAQVAAISSADEEVGQLIAEAMERVGNDGVITIEESKGFTTELEVVEGMQFDRGYASPYMVTDSDKMEAVLENPYVLITDKKIGNIQEILPVLEQVVQQGKPLLIVAEDVEGEALATLVVNKLRGTFNAVAVKAPGFGDRRKAMLEDIAILTGGEVITEELGRDLKSATIDSLGRASKIVVTKENTTIVEGAGDSAAIGGRVSQIRAQLEETTSEFDKEKLQERLAKLAGGVAVIKVGAATETELKERKLRIEDALNSTRAAVEEGIVSGGGTALVNVYKKVASIEAEGDTATGINIVLRALEEPVRQIAHNAGLEGSVVVERLKKEDLGVGFNAATGEWVNMIDAGIVDPTKVTRSALQNAASVSAMFLTTEAVVADIPEEGGGGMPDMSGMGGMGGMGGMM, from the coding sequence ATGGCTAAGGAAATTAAATTTAGTGAAGAAGCTCGTCGTTCCATGCTACGTGGTGTGGACGCTTTAGCTAACGCAGTAAAAGTGACACTTGGACCTAAAGGTCGTAACGTAGTTCTTGAGAAAAAATTTGGTTCACCACTTATTACAAATGATGGTGTAACAATTGCAAAAGAAATTGAATTAGAAGATGCATTCGAAAACATGGGTGCAAAGCTAGTAGCAGAAGTAGCTAGCAAAACAAATGACGTTGCTGGTGACGGTACTACGACTGCAACTGTTCTAGCACAAGCTATGATTCGTGAAGGATTAAAGAACGTAACTGCGGGTGCTAACCCAATGGGCGTGCGTAAAGGGATTGAGAAAGCTGTTGCTGTAGCAATTGAAGAGCTTCAAGCTATTTCTAAGCCAATCGAAGGCAAAGAGTCTATCGCACAAGTTGCTGCTATCTCTTCAGCAGATGAAGAAGTTGGGCAATTAATCGCAGAAGCTATGGAACGCGTTGGTAACGATGGTGTTATCACAATCGAAGAATCAAAAGGTTTCACAACTGAATTAGAAGTAGTAGAAGGTATGCAGTTCGATCGTGGATATGCTTCACCATACATGGTAACTGATTCAGACAAAATGGAAGCTGTTCTTGAGAATCCATATGTATTAATTACTGATAAGAAGATTGGTAACATCCAAGAAATCCTACCAGTATTAGAGCAAGTGGTTCAACAAGGTAAGCCACTATTAATCGTTGCTGAAGACGTAGAAGGCGAAGCTCTTGCTACTTTAGTAGTGAACAAACTTCGTGGTACATTCAACGCTGTTGCTGTTAAAGCTCCGGGCTTTGGTGATCGTCGTAAAGCAATGTTAGAAGACATCGCTATCTTAACTGGTGGTGAAGTGATTACAGAAGAATTAGGTCGTGACCTTAAATCCGCGACTATTGATTCATTAGGTCGTGCTTCTAAAATTGTTGTTACAAAAGAAAACACAACAATTGTTGAAGGTGCTGGTGACTCAGCTGCAATCGGTGGCCGTGTAAGCCAAATCCGTGCTCAATTAGAAGAAACTACTTCTGAGTTTGATAAAGAAAAATTACAAGAGCGCTTAGCTAAATTAGCTGGTGGCGTAGCAGTTATCAAAGTTGGTGCTGCAACTGAAACTGAATTAAAAGAGCGTAAACTACGCATCGAAGACGCCCTAAACTCTACTCGTGCAGCAGTAGAAGAAGGTATCGTATCTGGTGGTGGTACAGCTTTAGTTAACGTATATAAAAAGGTTGCTTCTATTGAAGCTGAAGGTGATACAGCAACTGGTATCAACATCGTATTACGTGCGCTTGAAGAGCCAGTTCGTCAAATCGCACACAACGCTGGTCTTGAAGGATCTGTTGTTGTTGAGCGCCTGAAGAAAGAAGACCTTGGTGTTGGTTTCAACGCTGCTACTGGCGAGTGGGTTAACATGATCGACGCTGGTATCGTGGACCCAACTAAAGTTACACGTTCAGCACTTCAAAACGCTGCATCTGTATCTGCTATGTTCTTAACAACAGAAGCAGTAGTAGCTGACATCCCAGAAGAAGGCGGCGGCGGTATGCCAGATATGAGCGGCATGGGCGGCATGGGTGGAATGGGCGGCATGATGTAA
- the groES gene encoding co-chaperone GroES, giving the protein MLKPLGDRIVIELVEQEEKTASGIVLPDSAKEKPQEGRVVSVGSGRVLDSGEKVAVEVAEGDRIIFSKYAGTEVKYDGKEFLILRESDILAVIG; this is encoded by the coding sequence TTGTTAAAGCCATTAGGAGATCGCATTGTAATTGAGCTTGTAGAGCAAGAAGAAAAAACTGCTAGCGGTATTGTTTTACCGGATTCTGCTAAGGAAAAGCCGCAGGAAGGTAGAGTAGTATCTGTAGGTTCTGGCCGTGTTCTTGACAGCGGGGAAAAAGTAGCTGTTGAAGTAGCAGAAGGCGATCGTATCATCTTCTCAAAATATGCAGGCACAGAAGTTAAGTATGATGGGAAAGAATTTTTGATTTTGCGTGAAAGCGACATTTTAGCTGTTATTGGATAA
- a CDS encoding CPBP family intramembrane glutamic endopeptidase, with amino-acid sequence MKKTYWLVVLTYAIMQLSSLIVVPILLITQGVDSESEQFEQVYFQIVSNWSIFSFIVGLIIILFLLRHDLNNEPFRAEKASLSSTIVWSILGIFLAMFAQGIAVNIETNLLGIKPGSENTQMIMEIVKAAPLFIIVTSIVAPILEELIFRKIIFGSLYKRTNFFIAAIISSLIFAVIHMDLKHTLVYTAMGLVFAFLYVKTNRIIVPIMAHVAMNTIAVSMQFIYGDDIEKMIQDWEQMQQVQAIIGGLFQ; translated from the coding sequence TTGAAAAAAACATATTGGTTGGTTGTTTTAACATATGCAATTATGCAACTATCAAGTCTCATTGTCGTTCCAATTTTATTAATTACACAGGGTGTGGATAGTGAAAGTGAGCAATTTGAGCAAGTATATTTCCAAATTGTGTCTAACTGGTCGATTTTCAGCTTTATAGTAGGTCTTATTATTATATTATTTTTGCTACGACACGATTTGAATAATGAGCCATTTCGTGCAGAAAAAGCATCACTTTCATCTACCATTGTTTGGAGTATTTTAGGTATCTTCCTAGCGATGTTTGCGCAAGGAATTGCTGTAAATATTGAAACAAATTTACTTGGCATTAAACCAGGTTCGGAAAATACGCAAATGATTATGGAAATAGTTAAAGCGGCTCCGTTATTTATTATTGTCACTTCTATAGTGGCACCAATTTTAGAGGAATTAATATTTCGAAAAATCATTTTTGGGTCATTATATAAAAGAACAAACTTTTTTATAGCGGCGATTATAAGCTCTCTTATCTTTGCTGTTATTCATATGGACCTTAAGCATACGCTTGTATATACAGCTATGGGACTTGTATTTGCGTTCTTATATGTAAAAACAAATCGAATTATCGTTCCTATCATGGCACATGTAGCTATGAACACAATAGCTGTCTCTATGCAGTTCATCTATGGGGATGATATTGAGAAAATGATTCAAGATTGGGAGCAAATGCAGCAAGTGCAAGCTATTATTGGGGGATTATTTCAATGA
- a CDS encoding DUF4305 domain-containing protein has translation MKISINVGGMLYLILGILFLLLAIQSAKTGGMWTFSTVFLMVFAALDIGTALRSFMLQRKLLKKKTKNGEGY, from the coding sequence ATGAAGATTTCGATTAATGTAGGTGGGATGCTCTATTTAATATTGGGCATTCTATTCCTTTTACTAGCTATTCAAAGTGCCAAAACAGGTGGCATGTGGACATTTTCAACTGTTTTCTTAATGGTCTTCGCGGCATTAGATATCGGAACAGCTCTTAGGAGCTTCATGCTTCAACGAAAATTATTAAAAAAGAAAACAAAAAATGGTGAGGGCTACTAA